One Nicotiana tabacum cultivar K326 chromosome 23, ASM71507v2, whole genome shotgun sequence genomic window, TTAGTACAGTTAGCGAAACAGGTAAAAGTCAATAAAGAGCTGAAATTCATGGTTCACAAGAATGTGATGTCAGGAATATGAGCTATTTTCTAACCTCACATATCCATTTATCAGTTCGTCTATGACCAATTACAGCAGACCTActtctttctattcttctttgtaaTTGAATCATTGAACCTAATTTTTCCACCTAAAACTGGAAATTTCAGTGTCACATATTAGCCAGTAAAGAATCACAGAGCAAAACAAATGCAGCAAGACAAGTAAAATACATAAATTATTCATATAATAAGGAACCGCACGTCAAAAGAAACCCAATTATGACTCTTTACACCAAACATAACTTCAACCAGCAACTAAGAGACCTATTCTGAAATCGATAAAACCTAGGTGCATCAGAAATACATAGAAAGCAGCTTCTGTGAAGTGCAGGAATGCCTTACGAGGAAGAATCCAACTTAGATTCATCAGTCGCCCATGTTTTTCCAAGAGTTGTCATCACAACGCCAGACATGCTAACAAAGACTGCAACTACCTTCGCCATATTTAATGAGTCTTCACCCAGTAATACACCAACAAAAAGAGTGAATAATCCCGACGTAGAAGATAGTACTGTTGTGCTTGCAACACTAGTATGCTCAAGTGCTGCATTCGACAGGTACTGCAGAAAAGACAAAAGACACAAATAAGCTCAAACAAACTCAGACCATAGACTTTTCTTCCAAAGCAGGTTTTCCTTCTCTCTCTTTGTCCTTTCCTATTCACCTGGGAGAATTTCCCTTGGGCAAGGTAACAAAGTACAAGCATAACTAAAGTTGACATAGTACCTCAGTAATAAACCAGAGAGGAGCAAGATAGAATCCATAACGAGCAATTTGCCAGGTGGTTATTTCTTTTCCATTCTTTAAATCATCGGAATTACCATTGCATCTAGCAACTAAAGGTTTTCCTTCTTCCTCGGCAGAAAGATTTTCTTCACTATCTTTCCTATCAAATGATTTCAAGATTTCTATCTCGAAGACCTTCTGTACTGTATGCTTTAAAGGAGAACTACTATGTCTCATATATGATTCATTGCCAGTCTCAGAAATTTTATCAGCTCTACTACGGCGTCTCTTCAGCAAATCGCATATCCAATCCTTAAGAAATGCTACAGGGAGATAAATTACCAGCAAAGAAGCTCCAAGGTATGTGATTGCAAATGGCTGCTTATATTCTGAGAAAATGCCCTGGCACGGTACATACACAATAAAAATGTTTCAGTTCATCAGGTTGCAACAT contains:
- the LOC107784313 gene encoding thiamine-repressible mitochondrial transport protein THI74; amino-acid sequence: MGWRYKAGLFLISAVVVIWVTSAEVTQGIFSEYKQPFAITYLGASLLVIYLPVAFLKDWICDLLKRRRSRADKISETGNESYMRHSSSPLKHTVQKVFEIEILKSFDRKDSEENLSAEEEGKPLVARCNGNSDDLKNGKEITTWQIARYGFYLAPLWFITEYLSNAALEHTSVASTTVLSSTSGLFTLFVGVLLGEDSLNMAKVVAVFVSMSGVVMTTLGKTWATDESKLDSSSSGERSLLGDLFGLLSAMSYGLFTVLLKKFAGEEGKGVDMQKLFGYIGLCTLVTMWWLVWPLTALGIEPKFTIPHSAKLDEVVLANGLVGSVLSDYFWALCVVWTTPLVATLGMSLTIPLAMVADMVIHGRHYSAIYILGSAQVFAGFVIANISDWISKLMGL